A region of the Pseudarthrobacter sp. MM222 genome:
CGCCGATGTCGGCCTGGGCGGTGAAGTGCACCGCCGCCGCCGGGGTCGACGAAGCGGACAGCGTCGGTTCCGAGGATCCCGGAGCGGCTGAGGATCCCGGCGGCGGCGATGGCGCGGGGCTGTCCAGTGCACACCCAGCCAGCATCAAAGCCAAACTGGCCAGAGCCGCGCTGAGGATGGTGCCCGTTCCGCGCAGTGCTGAGTTCTTCACAATGCCTCCTGCCGGATGCGAAATCCATGACAAACGCCACGGTACTAGCGTCGCCCGGCGGTGCTGAGAAATCACTGAACGGTGCCGGCGTCGACCCTGACCGGAGGTCACACCGTTTCTGGTGGCAGATCCCCACGGATATTTGATTCGGTTTCAGGCCTCCCTGGGTTGAGCGCGAAAACATCCACCGACCTGTGCACTATCAGCCGCAGCCGTCAGGCGGAGCAGCCGTCGGGGCCGCAGGCCTCTCCGGCGCCGTCGCCGGTGGCATTGACCAGCACCAGCGGGTTGCTGTCCTGCCAGGCCTGTTCGAGGGCCGCGGTGAAGGTCTCTGCCGGCTGGGCGCCGGACAGCCCGAACTTCCGGTCGATCACGAAGAACGGTACGCCGTTGATACCGAGGGCCCGGCCCTCCTCGAAGTCCTGCCGGACGTCGGCGGCGTACTTGTCGGTGCTGAACAGCTCCGCTACTTCGCCGGCGTCGATCCCGAGGTCCAGTCCCAGGGACGTGAGGTAATCCTGGTTGCCGATGTCCTTGCCGTGCTCGAAGTGGTCGCTGAGCAGCCGTTCTTTCGCGGCGTCCTGCTTGCCGTGGGCAGCGGCGAGGTGGATCAGGCGGTGCGCGGTGAAGCTGTTGGCAACCACGACGTCGTCGAAACGGTAGTTGAGGCCCTCGGCTTTGGCCTGGGCGGCCACGTGCTCGAACATTCCGGAGACCTGGTCCGGTGCCATCCCCTTGCGCGTGCTCAGGTAGTCCAGTTCGGTGCCCTCGTAGTGGTCCGGGAGGGTGGGATCCAGCTGGTAGCTGCGCCACATCACCTCGACGGACTCGCGGTGCGGGAAGGCCGCGAGGGCGGTTTCAAAGCGGCGCTTGCCGATGTAGCACCAGGGGCAGGCCACGTCGGACCAGATCTCAATCTTCATGCTGCCCACAACCCCGGAAGGAGCGGCGGCATTCCCGGAGGGGTTGTCGGCTTGGTCACGGCGGTCAGGCGGCCGGAAGCCGGAGCCCGTCAGGGCCGGATCGCCCGCTCCATCACGAAGTCGTGTTCCACCGTGCTGCCGAGTTTGAAGGACTTGGTGCCGACCCTGTGGAACCCTGATTTCGAATAGAAGCGGATGGCGCGGGCGTTCTGGCTGTTCACGCCCAGCCAAAGCCCGCGGGCGCCCGCCGCGGCGGCCGCGGCGATGCTGGCGTGCATCAGTTCGGCCGCGGCGCCGAGGCCATGGTGATCCGGGTGGACATAGCATTTGCTCAGTTCGGTGCAGGGGAGTTCGGACAGGACCGCGGCCACCTCGGGGTCCTGCGCCGGACGGGCCACGAGCAGGCTGTAGCCGCGGAGTTCACCGGCCTCGTCGATCACCAGCACGGTCACCGCGGGGTCGGCGAGGTAGGCGCGGAAGTTGTCCGGGCCCAGGGTGCTTGCCACGTGCGCCGCGATGTCCTCGGGCGCGGACCCGGGAGGGCAAGCGAGAGGGAAGGTGACGGCGGCCAGCTTGGCCAGCCGGCCGGCGTCGTCCGTGGTTGCCGTCCTGATTACATGCGTCATGGTTGAATCTCCCGGCCGGTGCTGATTTTGCCATGATAGTCCAGCGTCCCAGGCGGCGATCGCTGTCCCGAAACTCTAGTGGGCGGCGGCCTGCCAACCCGGCAGCGCACTCAGAGGCTGCGGAGGAAAGCGAGCCCCCTTTCAGCCAGTTGGTCCTGGCTCGGGGCGAGGGGCCGCCAGATCGACGCCGCCACGGCGATGGCAGCATTCTCGGCCGTGAAACTTTCAATGTTCAGCGGTCCCCGGTAGCCCACGTCGGTCAGGACCTGCAGGAAGCCTTTCCAGTCCGTCTGGTCCCCGCCGGGGGCGCCGCGGTCGTTCCCGCAGACCTGCACGTGCACCAGATGTTCTCCGGCGGCCCGGACCGCCGCGGCCACGGAACGCTCCTCGATGTGGAGGTGGTAACTGTCCAGCGCGAGGCCGACGCCGTTCCCGAGCAGCGGACCCAGCGCCTCAAGCGCTTGCTCCACCGTGTTCATTAGCGACGTTTCATACCTGTTCAGTGGCTCGATGCCCAACACCACACCCGCCTCCTGGGCCCGGGCGGCGAGCGGCTGAAGGTTGCGGCGCAACTCCGCGTAGGTGTCGCTCCGCTGCTCCCGCGACATCCGCCAGACCCGGCCGGTTTGAGCGTAGAAGGGTCCGCAGACCGTGGGCGAACCGATGCTGCCGGCCAGGGCGATGCAGGCTGCCAGGTAGGCCTGGGTCCTTTCCACGGAAGCCGGATCCGCAGCGACCAGGTCCCGCCCCGGTGCCATGGCCCCGACAAGAAAGGGCTTGAGCCCGTTTCCCTCCAGGGATTCCAGCACCTTTCCCGCGGTGAAGTCGCCGTCGTTTTCCAGCGGGAGTTCGACGGCGTCAAACCCCAGGCTGGCGATTTTCGCCAACAACCCCGGGAGGTTGAAGTCGGTCAAGGGTGACTCCCAGACCCAGGTGCTGATCCCGATCAGTCGTTCCACGCTGCCACCTTTGCCGCCGCGTCAGGGGATCTGCCGTTGCTGCCACACCTGCGGGTAGCCGGCCAGGTCCTCGCCGCCGAACTTGGCGTAGTGCCCGCCGGGCATGCCCTGGTTGCGCTGGAGCCATTCGTCGAGTTCGTCCGCGAGGATGGGCTTCTGGGGCAGGACCCATTCGGCCGGGATCTGCTCGCCCTTGAAGATCTTTTCCAACGCCAGCAGCGGGGTCCGCCATTGGAAGTTGGAGTAGACCGGGGCCATGGCGGTGATCCCGGTTTGCTTCCACTTGGTCAGGAAGCTCATCTCATCCTCGCCGGTCATTACGGGCAGGTCCTTGCCGGCGTCCTCGAAGGCCTCGAGGGCAGCTACGGCACCGTCGCCGGCGTCCATCCAGACGCCTTTGACGTCGCCCGTGGCCAGTTCATCGGAGATGATCTTCTTGATCTCGGTGGGGTCTGCTCCGGTGAAGTAGTCCTTGGCCTGAATGCCCTTTTCCTCGAAGATCTTCTTGGCCGCCGCCCAGCGGTGTTCCAGCACGTCCACACCCGGGAGGATGCGCAGGGCCACCACCTTGTCGCCGGACTGAAGCTTTTCGCTCAGGAAAGTGGCGGTGTCGATGCCCCAGGCAAACCCGCCGATCGGGTGGATGAACGTGGTGGCGCAGTCAGTCTCCACGCCGCGGTCAAACACCACCACGGGCTTGCCCGTCTGGCAGGCACGTTCGACCGCCTGGGTCAGGGCTGCGGTGGAGTTGGGCGAGATGACAAACGCACCGCAGTTGCCCTCTGCGATGAAGTAGTCGATGTCCGCGATTTGGGTGTTGTCATTGTCCTTGGCGTCCCGGGTTTCCATCTCGGAGATGACCCCGGAGCTCTGGAGTGCCTTCAGCTGCTGATTCATGGTGATCCAGCCGGTCTGCCGCCAGGGGTTGGAGATCGAGGCGTTGGCGAAGCAGACCTTTTGCGCTCCCTGGGCCGCGAACTTGGCCGTGTCCGTCATATCGCCCGCGATGTACTGCAGGTAGGGCTGTTCCGCACTCCCTTCAAAGCTTGCCGAGCGCTGCTGGAACTGTGTGTCGTAGAGCGCCTGGCTAAACCAGTCTTTGCTGGCGGGAGTGGTTGCCGCCGGAGAGCCGGTGCCGGCGCCCGTGGTTTGGGTGACGGATGGGTCGGTGGTGGTGCACGCGGTCAGGGCCACCAGCGGCAATGCTGCGGCAAGGGCGATCACGCGGACAGAGTTATTGCGCATCAGACTCGTTCTCCTCCTTGTTCGGTGCCCTCGGCGGGCGTGGGTGCTGCGGCCAGCTGATGCTGTTCGTCATGGGCAGCGAAACTGGCTCCCTTGCGCTTGCGCTGCCATGACCTGGAAGCTGCTGCCACAGCGATGATGATGATTGCTCCCTGGACCGTGTCCCGCCATGTTGCCTGGACCCCCATGAAGTTCAGGAGGGTGAACAGGGACTCGAGGGCGAACGCCCCCGCCGCGGCGGACAGGACCCAGCCGCGTCCACCTCCCAGCACGACGCCCCCGAGAACGACGGCGGTGATCGCCGTGAACTCGTAACCGCGCCCCACCGACGGATGCACGCCCGCATAACCCACGAGCAGGATGCCGGCCACGGTTGCCGACAATGACGACAACATGAAGGCCCGCGTCCGCACCCACCAGACGGGCGAGCCGGCAAGTGCGGCCGCCGCAGGATTGTCGCCCACCGCGATCAGCATGCGGCCGAAGGGCCGGCGCATCAGGGCGAAGGCCGCGACCGCCACCGCCGTCAGGATAATGACCGGGTAGGGAATGATGTCCAGGACCGGAACATCCTGGATGCCGCCGCGTCCGATCTGGCGGAAACTGTCCGCAGGGTTCCCCTGCGCGGCACCGCCGGTCCAGTAGAGAACCAGCCCCAGCAGCGCCAGCATCATGCCCAGCGTGACAATGAAACTCGGGACCTGCAGCAGCGTGGTGATCAGTCCGTTCACCAGTCCGATGAAGGCTCCAAGCGCAAGCATCAGGATCAGCACCGGAATCACCTTGGAGTCGTCCCGCCCGATCAAGTTGCCGGCGATGATGACCTGCATGGTCACGACCGATCCCATCGACAGGTCGAATTCCCCGCCGACAATGACGAAGTACTGGCCGATTGCCGCGATGGCAATGGGGGCAGTCCTGCCGATGAAACGGATGAAGGAGCTCGGCTCCCCGAAGGAGGGATTCAACACGATGATGGCCGCCAGGAGGCCGATCAACAGGATGAAGACGGCGCCGCCCGGGGTGCGCATGCCGCGCAGGAGCCGTTCGGAACGGCTGGCACGGTTCTGCTTGAGAATTGCGCTGCGCTCGGAGTTCAGCGCCGTACTCATGGCCCCTCCGCATGGACAGCCTGAGCCGCGGGCATTTCCGCGGACTTCTTCGCGGCGAACCGTGCAGGCCTGCTGACGATCCGGCGCCGGGCGTAGACGGCGACGGCGACGACGATGACTACGCCCCTGACCACGTCCTTCAGGAAGGGGTTGACCTGCATGACGGACATGATGTTGTCCATCATGGCGAAGATGAGGACGCCGCCGAGGGTACCGGTGATGGTCCCCTTTCCACCGGAAAGCAGCGTGCCGCCGAGGACAACTGCCGCAATGGAGAGCAGATCGTAGCCGCCTTGGGAACCCACAGTAGGACTTCCTACCCCCAGTCTGCTGGCCAGGAGCAGCCCTGCCATCCCGGCCAGGACCGAGCAGATCACATGCGCCGTGATGACCGGCACGTCAACGCGGATTCCGGACGTACGGGCCACGGCAAGGTCGCCGCCCACGGCGTAAAGATGGTGCCCCACCCGGGTGCGGTGCAGGAGCAGCATGGCCAGGGCCGCGCAGGCCAGCATGATGATGGTGGAGATCGGAACCGGGCCCAGTCCGGTGGCTCCGACGAGGCGGAACGCGAGGGGTGTCTGGCCGAAGCTGCCCTTGAAGTTGGTGGCGAGGTAGCCGCTGATGATCAGGCCCACACCGAGCGTGGCGATGAATCCGTGCACGTTCAGGCGGGCGACAATAAGCCCGTTTGCGAGCCCGACGAGGGCCGCCGCCCCCAGCGTCAGCAGGACTCCGGACAGGACGTTGTTGGGGTTGTTTGCCATCACCCCGGCGGCGATGAGGCTGGCAAGGCTGGTGACGTAGGGAACTGAGAGATCCAGGCTCCCTGCCAGGATGACCAAGGTCTGGCCGATCGCGATGAACCCCAGAACGCTGGTGCCGGTCAGTATGCTCGAGATATTGCCGGGGCTGAAGAAGCTCCGCCCGATGGAGTTCACCAGCACCGCACCCAGGATGAGTGTCACCAGCGCCACAAGGTAGACGATCTGGGTAGAGGAGAGTCTCTGGAAGAATCCGGCGCCCTGTTTCATGCCGCTCCTTCGGGCGCCGTCCGGGCGCCTCCTTCGGGCGCCGTCCTGGCGCCGGTTCCCAGCTGGAGGACTGCTTCCTCCGAGGATCCGGCCGGCAATTCACCGACGAGCCGACCCTCGCGCATCACAAGGATCCGGTCCGACATGCCGATGACTTCCGGCAGCTCACTGGAGACCATCAGGATGGCCTTGCCTTCCGCCGCGAGCTGGCGCATCAGCCGGTACACCGCCACCTTGGCCCCTACGTCGATTCCACGCGTGGGTTCATCAAGCAGGACGAGCCGGGGGCGGATGGCCAGCCACTTGGCGAGGACCACTTTTTGCTGGTTGCCGCCGGACAGGTACTGCACCTCCTGGTCAAGGTCACGGGCTATGACTTCGAGCGAGGAAAATACGCCCGGGATTTCCGTCCTGACAGCTCCCGTGCGGCGCGGAAAGACCGACCGGATCACGCTGAGGGCGTTGTCCAGGATGGACTGGTTCAGGCTCAAGCCCTCGGCCTTGCGGTCCTCCGTAATCAGGGCCATCCGTGCCCGCACGCCTTGGCGGGGCGACCTGGGCATTAGCTCCGCGCCGGCCATGGTCATCGTTCCGCGGGTAAAGGGGGCGGCGCCGAAAATGGCGTGCAGCAATTCCGTGCGCCCGGACCCTTGAAGCCCTGCCAGGCCGACAATCTCACCGGGCCGAATGCTGAGGCTTATCCCGTCCAGCTGTCCGTTGCCGGCGCCCTGCAAGGCGAGGATCGGCTTATCGTCAGCGCCGTCAGCGCCGTTCTCCCGGGGTAGTTTGTCCGGGAAGAAGGCCGAAATGGGCCGGCCCACCATCAGCCGGACCAGTTGGGCGTCGTCGAGTTCGGCGGCGGGTAGGGTGCTGACCACCTTGCCGTCTTTCAGGACGGTGATGTCGTCGCAGAGGTCGAACACTTCGCGGAGCCGGTGGGAGACGTAGAGGATGGCCGTTCCACGCTTCCGGAGGCGGGCCACGATCTGGTAGAGAAGTTCAACTTCGGCGCCAGCCAGGGCGGCGGTGGGCTCGTCCATGGAGATGATCCGGGCGTCATAGCTGACTGCCTTCGCAATTTCCACGACCTGCTGCTCGGCGACCGTCAGGCTCCGCACCTGCATGGTGGGCCGGATCGCGGTGATCCCCAGCGACTCGAGCAACTCCGCCGTTTTCGCATTCATCAGTGCCTTGTTCACCAGCAGCCCCCGGCGCGGCTCCCGGCCAAGGTAGATGTTCTCGGCCACCGTCCGGTCAGGCAGGAGGTTGAACTCCTGGAACACCGATGACAGCCCGGCTTCGTGGGCCTTAGTGGGGTGGCTGAAGTTGACCTCCTGGCCGTCAAGGAGCACGGTTCCGGCGTCAGGCTGGTACACCCCGGCCAGCACCTTCATCAGGGTGGACTTCCCGGCGCCGTTTTCCCCCATGAGCCCGTGCACCTGGCCCCGGTGAAGGCTTAGATGGGCGTCTTCCAGCACGGGGATGCCGAAGAAACTCTTGGTCAGGCCGCGGACTTCCAGGATTGGCGGCGGCGCCGGGGACCCGACATGGGCAGGGGAGCCGACAGGGAGCGCTTCGGAGGCAGACACAGCATCAGTTTCTTTGTGGTTCTCCATTGATGCGTCCTCCACGAGCTAACTGTTACAGGGCCGGTTCGAATCCGTCAAGGAATAAATGAGCGCTAACTATTGCCCCCTTTCGGCCCGGTCCCTGGCGCTGAATGCGGCGTCGAAGGAGGCAGTGGATGCGGGGAAGTCAAATTTTTTGAGGGTGTTGAGGGCTTCGGGGGCGCCGTGCAGGCGGTCCATGCCGGCGTCTTCCCATTCGATGCTGATGGGGCCGGTGTAGCCGATCGCGGTCAGGGCGCGGAAAGATGATTCCCAGGGCACGTCGCCGCGGCCGGCGGAGACGAAGTCCCAGCCGCGGCGCGGGTCGCCCCAGGGCAGGTGCGAGCCGAGGGCGGTGTTCCGGCCGGTGGGGCGGAGCTTGGTGTCCTTGCAGTCGACGTGGTAGATCCGGTCCTTGAAGTCCCAGATGAACGAGACGGGGTCGATGCCCTGCCACATGAAGTGCGACGGGTCCCAGTTAAGCCCGAACGCCGGCCGGTGGCCGATCGCTTCCAAAGCCCGCACGGTGGTCCAGTAGTCGTAGGCGATCTCGGAGGGGTGGACTTCGTGCGCGAAGCGGACCCCGCATTCGTCGAAGACGTCCAGGATGGGGTTCCAGCGGTCGGCGAAGTCCTGATAGCCGGCGTCGATCACTGAGGCCGGCACGGGCGGGAACATGGCGACGTACTGCCAGATGGAGGAGCCGGTAAACCCGACCACCGTGTCCACGCCGAGGGCCTGAGCGAGCCGGGCGGTGTGCTGCATTTCCTCGGCCGCGCGGGTCCGGACGCCTTCGGGGTCGCCGTCGCCCCACACCCTGGCCCCGACGATGGCTTCGTGGCGGAAGTCGATCGGATCATCGCAGACGGCCTGGCCCCTGAGGTGGTTGGAGATGGCCCAGACCTTCAGGTTGTGCTTTTCCAGGACGGCGAGCTTGGACTCGACGTAGCCGGGTTCGTCCCAGCGCCATGCATCCAGGTGGTCGCCGGAGACCGCGATCTCCAGGCCGTCGTAACCCCAGCCGGACGCCAGGCGGGCGACTTCCTCGAAGGGCAGGTCGGCCCACTGGCCGGTGAACAGGGTGTACGGGCGGGGCATGTCAGGCTCCTTCGGAAAGGTCGGCAGTGGCGGCGCTTGTGTGGAAGTCATCCAACTGGACCACCAAGCTTTTGGTCGCGGCGCTTTGCTCCACTGCGGCCAGGACGCGCTGGACAGCCAGTCCGTCCTCGAACGACGGCGAAGGCTGGGTTCCGGCGTCGACCGCCACAAGGAAGTCGCGGATTTCGTGCGTAAACGTGTGCTCCCAGCCAATGACATGGCCCGGGGGCCACCAAGCGCCGATATAGGGGTGCTCCGGCTCATTGACCAGGATGCGGCGGAAGCCCTGCTCGCGGACCGGAAGCGTGGCGTCCAAAAAGCCGAGTTCGTTCAGGTTCTCGAGGTCAAACAGCAGGGATCCTTTGTCGCCGTAGATTTCGAGTTTGAGCGAGTTCTTCTGTCCGGTGGCCACCCGGGAGGCTTCAATAGAGGCGATTGCCCCGGACGCAAGCGTCAGCATCGCCCAGGCGGCGTCGTCGACCGTCACTTCTTCCAGGCCCCGGGCGCCGGGGCGGTGCGAGGTGAACGTGTGCAGCCGTCCGGAGGCTTCGGTAACCCGGTCTGCGAGCAGGAACAGCACCTGGTCGATGGCGTGCGAAGCGATGTCGCCGAGCGCCCCGGAGCCTGCGGTGTCCTTGTTCAGCCGCCAGGTCATCGGCGTCTCCGGGTCCACCAGCCAGTCCTGCAGATACGCGGCGCGGACGTGCCGGATTGTTCCCAGCCTGCCCTCGGTGATCAGTTCGCGGGCGAGGGCCAAGGCGGGGACCCGGCGGTAATTGAAGCCGATCATGGACTGGACGCCGCGGGACTGCGCGCGGTGGGCTGCCGCCGCCATGGCTTCGGCCTCCGCGAGAGTGTTGGCCAGGGGCTTTTCCACGAGCACGTGCTTGCCCGCATCGAGGGCGGCGATGGCAATCTCGGCGTGCAGAAAGCCCGGTGCGCAGATATCCACGATGTCGATGTCGTCCCGGGCAATGATTGACCGCCAGTCCGTGCAGGACTCCGCCCAGCCGTACCTCTTGGCGGCTGCTGCGACTCCGTCCGGGTCCCGGCCGGCCAGGGCCCTCTGTTCGAAGGCCGGAACATCAAAATAGCTGGCCACATTCCGCCACGCGTGGGAGTGGGCCTTGCCCATGAAGGCGTAGCCGATCATGGCCACACCGAGGGGGCGTTGCCCGAGAGGGTGCTGGCCGTGCGTGCTTTCCGGTTGATGCATCGTCCGGGTCCTAGAGAGTCGACACCGTAGGGTCCCAGTCCCCGGGCAGGGCAGGAACCTTGGCGACGGAGCTTTCCACATCCACGAAGGTCTCGGATTCGATCGACTCGCTGATCGAGACCATGGTGTCCAGCACGTGATAGGCCAGGTTTCCGGTGGCGCGGTGTGGCACGCCGGTCCGGATGGAGCGGGCCACGTCCACGACGCCCATGCCGCGGCCCTGGCCCGCGCCCGTAGCGGGGATGACAGTCCACTCTTCGTCGCCGGCCCGCCAAAGATGCACGTCGCCAACAAAATAGTTGGGGTCCGGCAGGGAGATGGTGGCTTCGGTTCCAGTGATCTCCACGAACCCCATCCGCTGCCGCGGGGACTCGAAGCTGAACACGCTGTGGGAGGACTGGCCGCTTTCAAACTGGGCCATGGTACTGACATGGGTGGGGACCTCCACCGCGAATTCCTCGCCCAGCCTGGGGCCGGAACCGATCACCCGGGATTCCTTGGCTTTGGAGCCGATCGCCGCCACCCGCCGCACCGACCCGAACGTCTGGACCAGCGCCGTGAGGTAGTACGGGCCCATGTCAAAGAGGGGCCCGGCGCCGTACTGGAACAGGAACGCAGGGCTCGGGTGCCAGGCCTCCGGGCCGGGGGTCTGGAATGTGGTCATGGCGGTCAGCGGTGTGCCGATATCGCCGCGCTCAATCAGCCGGCGGGCTGTCTGCAGGCCGGCGCCCAGGAATGTGTCCGGCGCGCAGCCGAGCCGGATACCGGCGGCGTCGGCCGCCTTCAGGAGTCCCAGCCCTGACTCGCGGTCCAGTGAGAATGGTTTTTCCGTCCACACGTGCTTGCCGGCGTTAACGGCGGCGGCCGCCACCTCCACATGCGCGGCGGGGATGGTTAGGTTGACAATGATTTCGACGTCGGGATGGTTCAGCGCAGCGTCCACTCCGCCGTGGTTTTCGATCCCGTACTCCTTCGCGCGCGCAGCGGCGGCGTCCTCGAAAAGGTCGGCGATTACGTGGACCTTGACGTCCGGGAAGCTGGTGAGGTTGTCCAGGTACTGTTTGCTGATGTTGCCGGCGCCGATGATTCCTACGCCAACCGGTCCCGAGCCCCGCGGGCCGGCTAACGTGTCTGCTGAGTGGCTCATGCGGGGGCCTTCCCGGCGCTGAGGTAGTTGTAGCTGTCTGTTACGGCCTCGAACATGTCGCCCTTGAAGTCGTCGAGTTCTATCACGCCGACCTCAAGTGAACCTGCGGCTTCGAGCACATCCCAGACGGGCATCCCGCCGTCGCCCACCGCGACCTGGCTGGACGGGTCCGCAGTGACGGGGCCGTCCTTAATATGGATGAATTTCACCCGGTCACCCAGCCGGGCGAGGAGTTCTGCGGGATTCTGGCCACCGACGGCAGCCCAGTAGGTGTCCAATTCGAGGACGAGCCCGGCGTCCAGATGGTCGGCAAGATGCTCCAGCGCGGTCTTGCCGTCGATCATTGACTCAATTTCCCACCAGTGGTTGTGGTAGCCCACGCGGATGCCGTAGCCGGCGGCCTTGGCGGCTGCGGCGTTGAGCTGGGCAGCAGTCTCCTTGATGTCTTCGATCGTGTTCCAGCGCTCGTTCGGCACACAGGGTTCGATCACCGTGCCGATGCCCAACTGCTGGGCGGCCGCAAAGATAGCGTCCTGGTCAGCGCTGAGCAGGGGAGCGTGGCCTGACGGGGCGGTGAGGTTGTTCTCCGCCATGGCCTGCTTGAGTGCAGCGGCGTTCGCGACGAAGTGGTACGGCTCCACCATCGTAAAACCGATGCCTGCCAGACGGCGGATGGTTCCGGCCAGATCCTCTTCCAGGGCGGCGCGGACCGTGTAGAGCTGGATCGAGTATGGCACTGTCTCTCCTCGTCGTCGGGGTGCGAGCTGCCGAAGGGTGCGCGGGATACCGGCCTGTGTGAGCTACCCCACATCCATAAGCTAGGACTACTTGTGCCGGCCGTCAAGCAAAAGTTGAAAGACGGCTTCCAGATTCTGGAGGGTGACACGCAGAACTGCCGCGTGCTATCACTGACTCATGAAGACGCCCCCCGGCACCAAGCCTGCCGCCGCCGAGGCTGCCGGCAGTCTGTCTCGAGCCGGGGACCTGTTCCAGTTGCTGCGCGACGGCAGAGCCCGGACCCGCGCCGAACTGGCCGTCACCACCGGCCTCGCCCGTTCCACGGTCGCCTCCCGGATCGATGCGCTGATGCACTTCGGACTGGTCGGGCCGGCGGGGGAGGCCAGTTCCAGCGGCGGCCGGCCGCCGTC
Encoded here:
- a CDS encoding GNAT family N-acetyltransferase, encoding MTHVIRTATTDDAGRLAKLAAVTFPLACPPGSAPEDIAAHVASTLGPDNFRAYLADPAVTVLVIDEAGELRGYSLLVARPAQDPEVAAVLSELPCTELSKCYVHPDHHGLGAAAELMHASIAAAAAAGARGLWLGVNSQNARAIRFYSKSGFHRVGTKSFKLGSTVEHDFVMERAIRP
- a CDS encoding ABC transporter permease, producing MSTALNSERSAILKQNRASRSERLLRGMRTPGGAVFILLIGLLAAIIVLNPSFGEPSSFIRFIGRTAPIAIAAIGQYFVIVGGEFDLSMGSVVTMQVIIAGNLIGRDDSKVIPVLILMLALGAFIGLVNGLITTLLQVPSFIVTLGMMLALLGLVLYWTGGAAQGNPADSFRQIGRGGIQDVPVLDIIPYPVIILTAVAVAAFALMRRPFGRMLIAVGDNPAAAALAGSPVWWVRTRAFMLSSLSATVAGILLVGYAGVHPSVGRGYEFTAITAVVLGGVVLGGGRGWVLSAAAGAFALESLFTLLNFMGVQATWRDTVQGAIIIIAVAAASRSWQRKRKGASFAAHDEQHQLAAAPTPAEGTEQGGERV
- a CDS encoding sugar ABC transporter ATP-binding protein, yielding MENHKETDAVSASEALPVGSPAHVGSPAPPPILEVRGLTKSFFGIPVLEDAHLSLHRGQVHGLMGENGAGKSTLMKVLAGVYQPDAGTVLLDGQEVNFSHPTKAHEAGLSSVFQEFNLLPDRTVAENIYLGREPRRGLLVNKALMNAKTAELLESLGITAIRPTMQVRSLTVAEQQVVEIAKAVSYDARIISMDEPTAALAGAEVELLYQIVARLRKRGTAILYVSHRLREVFDLCDDITVLKDGKVVSTLPAAELDDAQLVRLMVGRPISAFFPDKLPRENGADGADDKPILALQGAGNGQLDGISLSIRPGEIVGLAGLQGSGRTELLHAIFGAAPFTRGTMTMAGAELMPRSPRQGVRARMALITEDRKAEGLSLNQSILDNALSVIRSVFPRRTGAVRTEIPGVFSSLEVIARDLDQEVQYLSGGNQQKVVLAKWLAIRPRLVLLDEPTRGIDVGAKVAVYRLMRQLAAEGKAILMVSSELPEVIGMSDRILVMREGRLVGELPAGSSEEAVLQLGTGARTAPEGGARTAPEGAA
- a CDS encoding Gfo/Idh/MocA family protein, whose translation is MHQPESTHGQHPLGQRPLGVAMIGYAFMGKAHSHAWRNVASYFDVPAFEQRALAGRDPDGVAAAAKRYGWAESCTDWRSIIARDDIDIVDICAPGFLHAEIAIAALDAGKHVLVEKPLANTLAEAEAMAAAAHRAQSRGVQSMIGFNYRRVPALALARELITEGRLGTIRHVRAAYLQDWLVDPETPMTWRLNKDTAGSGALGDIASHAIDQVLFLLADRVTEASGRLHTFTSHRPGARGLEEVTVDDAAWAMLTLASGAIASIEASRVATGQKNSLKLEIYGDKGSLLFDLENLNELGFLDATLPVREQGFRRILVNEPEHPYIGAWWPPGHVIGWEHTFTHEIRDFLVAVDAGTQPSPSFEDGLAVQRVLAAVEQSAATKSLVVQLDDFHTSAATADLSEGA
- a CDS encoding ABC transporter permease — protein: MKQGAGFFQRLSSTQIVYLVALVTLILGAVLVNSIGRSFFSPGNISSILTGTSVLGFIAIGQTLVILAGSLDLSVPYVTSLASLIAAGVMANNPNNVLSGVLLTLGAAALVGLANGLIVARLNVHGFIATLGVGLIISGYLATNFKGSFGQTPLAFRLVGATGLGPVPISTIIMLACAALAMLLLHRTRVGHHLYAVGGDLAVARTSGIRVDVPVITAHVICSVLAGMAGLLLASRLGVGSPTVGSQGGYDLLSIAAVVLGGTLLSGGKGTITGTLGGVLIFAMMDNIMSVMQVNPFLKDVVRGVVIVVAVAVYARRRIVSRPARFAAKKSAEMPAAQAVHAEGP
- a CDS encoding DsbA family oxidoreductase, with the translated sequence MKIEIWSDVACPWCYIGKRRFETALAAFPHRESVEVMWRSYQLDPTLPDHYEGTELDYLSTRKGMAPDQVSGMFEHVAAQAKAEGLNYRFDDVVVANSFTAHRLIHLAAAHGKQDAAKERLLSDHFEHGKDIGNQDYLTSLGLDLGIDAGEVAELFSTDKYAADVRQDFEEGRALGINGVPFFVIDRKFGLSGAQPAETFTAALEQAWQDSNPLVLVNATGDGAGEACGPDGCSA
- a CDS encoding substrate-binding domain-containing protein, whose product is MRNNSVRVIALAAALPLVALTACTTTDPSVTQTTGAGTGSPAATTPASKDWFSQALYDTQFQQRSASFEGSAEQPYLQYIAGDMTDTAKFAAQGAQKVCFANASISNPWRQTGWITMNQQLKALQSSGVISEMETRDAKDNDNTQIADIDYFIAEGNCGAFVISPNSTAALTQAVERACQTGKPVVVFDRGVETDCATTFIHPIGGFAWGIDTATFLSEKLQSGDKVVALRILPGVDVLEHRWAAAKKIFEEKGIQAKDYFTGADPTEIKKIISDELATGDVKGVWMDAGDGAVAALEAFEDAGKDLPVMTGEDEMSFLTKWKQTGITAMAPVYSNFQWRTPLLALEKIFKGEQIPAEWVLPQKPILADELDEWLQRNQGMPGGHYAKFGGEDLAGYPQVWQQRQIP
- a CDS encoding sugar phosphate isomerase/epimerase family protein; this encodes MPRPYTLFTGQWADLPFEEVARLASGWGYDGLEIAVSGDHLDAWRWDEPGYVESKLAVLEKHNLKVWAISNHLRGQAVCDDPIDFRHEAIVGARVWGDGDPEGVRTRAAEEMQHTARLAQALGVDTVVGFTGSSIWQYVAMFPPVPASVIDAGYQDFADRWNPILDVFDECGVRFAHEVHPSEIAYDYWTTVRALEAIGHRPAFGLNWDPSHFMWQGIDPVSFIWDFKDRIYHVDCKDTKLRPTGRNTALGSHLPWGDPRRGWDFVSAGRGDVPWESSFRALTAIGYTGPISIEWEDAGMDRLHGAPEALNTLKKFDFPASTASFDAAFSARDRAERGQ
- a CDS encoding sugar phosphate isomerase/epimerase family protein, with the translated sequence MERLIGISTWVWESPLTDFNLPGLLAKIASLGFDAVELPLENDGDFTAGKVLESLEGNGLKPFLVGAMAPGRDLVAADPASVERTQAYLAACIALAGSIGSPTVCGPFYAQTGRVWRMSREQRSDTYAELRRNLQPLAARAQEAGVVLGIEPLNRYETSLMNTVEQALEALGPLLGNGVGLALDSYHLHIEERSVAAAVRAAGEHLVHVQVCGNDRGAPGGDQTDWKGFLQVLTDVGYRGPLNIESFTAENAAIAVAASIWRPLAPSQDQLAERGLAFLRSL